The Parafrankia discariae genome includes a window with the following:
- a CDS encoding UDP-N-acetylmuramoyl-L-alanyl-D-glutamate--2,6-diaminopimelate ligase, which translates to MTTPALRPAAPSPRSLTALPDVLRSVTVAPGPSGGAALAGVVLTGVTHDSRAVLPGDLYAALPGAHAHGADFAAGAVAAGAVAVLTDPGGAAALAGRLAVPVLVTDDPRRDLAPAAAWIYGDPSGALTLLGVTGTNGKTTTAFLLDAGLRAAGYTTGLLGTVQTRVAGTVVPSVRTTPESGDLQALLATMVERGAGAASMEVSSHALAQHRVDALRFAGAAFTNLSQDHLDFHPTMEDYFAAKAALFEPARSAAAVVCVDDDWGRRLAALRPDARTYSVTGRPADWWPEDVVAGPGGSVFRALGPDGAKADLSLALPGRFNVANALGALALLAAVGVPLEAAAEGISALPGVPGRMERIDAGQPFLALVDYAHTPDAVETLLATVRPIVTGRVIVVLGCGGDRDRAKRPLMGAAAARLADLAVFTSDNPRSEDPARILEQMLAGARDAPGAGEIAVEPDRARAIARAVGAAGPADAVIVAGKGHESGQDVAGVVTPFDDREVLRAALSGAVSR; encoded by the coding sequence GTGACCACCCCGGCACTACGTCCGGCAGCGCCGTCACCGCGGTCGCTCACCGCGCTGCCCGACGTCCTCAGATCCGTCACCGTCGCGCCCGGTCCGTCGGGTGGGGCGGCCCTCGCCGGTGTCGTCCTCACCGGCGTGACCCACGACTCGCGCGCGGTGCTGCCGGGTGACCTCTACGCGGCGCTGCCCGGCGCGCACGCGCACGGCGCCGACTTCGCGGCGGGCGCCGTCGCCGCCGGCGCCGTCGCCGTCCTCACCGACCCGGGCGGCGCCGCGGCGCTGGCCGGCCGGCTCGCGGTGCCCGTGCTCGTCACCGACGACCCGCGCCGCGACCTGGCGCCGGCCGCCGCCTGGATCTACGGCGACCCGTCGGGCGCGCTGACCCTGCTCGGGGTCACCGGCACGAACGGCAAGACCACCACCGCCTTCCTGCTGGACGCCGGTCTGCGCGCCGCCGGGTACACCACGGGCCTGCTCGGCACGGTGCAGACCCGGGTGGCCGGAACGGTGGTGCCCTCGGTGCGCACGACGCCCGAGTCCGGCGACCTGCAGGCGCTGCTCGCGACGATGGTGGAGCGCGGGGCCGGGGCGGCGTCGATGGAGGTGTCGAGCCACGCGCTGGCCCAGCACCGGGTGGACGCGCTGCGCTTCGCCGGCGCCGCCTTCACCAACCTCAGCCAGGACCATCTCGACTTCCATCCGACGATGGAGGACTACTTCGCGGCGAAGGCGGCGCTGTTCGAGCCGGCCCGCAGCGCGGCCGCCGTGGTCTGCGTCGACGACGACTGGGGCCGCCGGCTCGCGGCGCTGCGCCCGGACGCGCGCACCTACTCGGTGACCGGGCGCCCGGCCGACTGGTGGCCGGAGGACGTCGTCGCCGGGCCGGGCGGCAGCGTGTTCCGCGCGCTCGGCCCGGACGGCGCGAAGGCGGACCTCTCCCTCGCCCTGCCGGGTCGGTTCAACGTCGCCAACGCGCTGGGCGCCCTCGCGCTGCTGGCCGCCGTCGGCGTCCCGCTGGAGGCGGCGGCCGAGGGCATCTCGGCTCTGCCGGGGGTCCCGGGCCGGATGGAGCGGATCGACGCCGGCCAGCCGTTCCTCGCCCTCGTCGACTACGCCCACACCCCCGACGCGGTCGAGACGCTGCTCGCCACCGTGCGCCCGATCGTGACCGGGCGGGTGATCGTCGTCCTCGGCTGCGGTGGGGACCGGGACCGCGCCAAGCGCCCGCTGATGGGCGCGGCGGCGGCGCGGCTGGCCGACCTGGCGGTGTTCACCAGTGACAACCCCCGGTCCGAGGACCCGGCGCGCATCCTCGAGCAGATGCTGGCCGGTGCCCGCGACGCCCCGGGCGCGGGCGAGATCGCCGTGGAGCCCGACCGGGCGCGCGCGATCGCGCGGGCGGTCGGCGCCGCCGGGCCCGCCGACGCGGTGATCGTGGCCGGCAAGGGGCACGAGAGCGGGCAGGACGTCGCCGGTGTCGTCACGCCGTTCGACGACCGCGAGGTGCTGCGCGCCGCGCTGTCGGGGGCGGTGAGCCGATGA
- a CDS encoding peptidoglycan D,D-transpeptidase FtsI family protein — translation MSPTTRGSSSGRGRSRLRLVTNPNPGSPDARSARQEGDDLLDPSVRRFSGRDPDGGRGRVTPSPRGGDRYGGARPGSDRDGAGRRGYEADRSRDDRRQDTRRADHAGHDRRGDHGHYDDLDDQAWDDAATAAAERTARRPRPATAGRERRSATARAAASRSATSRSGRSSPRVSPLRSAATGSATPREQLRREQLRRDQTGRDPAGRERAPREAATRGATTRRNPTRGAATRTASGQVRPVRRPRSTGGGAGRNRATPIRRGLGGAPPRPPRPFVLASPRRRVRVSVVLMIAVLVVIAGRLAQLQGFASSNYAEQAEQERLRKSVLHADRGMITDRHGYPLAQDVERRAVYADPFLIRGAEVVDAARKLAPLLGKSENALRKDMTSNNPKVRFVYLGRRLDQAVGDEVEKLGLRGIGVLPERGRWYPAQTLGANFVGFTKLGENDTIVGAGGLELAYDSVLRGTDGRRQIEADPSGREIPSAQSVEKDPVSGSTVRLTIDKDIQWNAQGEIAEAVRSSEADGGTIVVMNPKTGDLLAMADAPQFDPNNITDRDLDAIGNRSTGQAFEPGSVNKVITMAAALDRNLIETTTPITVPPSLERGGVTINDSEPHGTEHLTAAGVLARSSNIGTVLVAEKVGNDNLEQMMRAFGLGRTTEVDFPGEAAGILPPAADWSGSQAATIAYGQGTSATALQMASVYATVANGGMRVAPRLVDAVTGPDGVTRPTAPAPERRVVSPETAATLTRMLEAVASTEGTAPAAEVAGYRVAGKTGTAKRYDPVNGGYDGYVSTFIGFAPADDPQVVVEVVLDHPRKSFYGGEVAAPVFQRVMSFALTTLGVPPPGTRPEPLVLDLDR, via the coding sequence GTGAGCCCGACGACCCGCGGTTCGTCCTCCGGCCGCGGTCGGAGCCGACTCCGCCTCGTCACGAACCCGAACCCGGGGAGCCCGGACGCGCGGTCCGCGCGCCAGGAAGGTGACGACCTGCTCGATCCGTCCGTGCGCCGGTTCTCCGGCCGTGACCCGGACGGCGGTCGCGGCCGGGTGACCCCGAGCCCCCGCGGCGGCGACCGGTACGGCGGGGCCCGGCCCGGCAGCGACCGCGACGGTGCCGGCCGACGCGGCTACGAAGCCGACCGGTCACGTGACGACCGGCGCCAGGACACCCGCCGCGCCGACCATGCCGGCCATGATCGCCGCGGCGATCATGGCCACTACGACGACCTCGACGACCAGGCCTGGGACGACGCCGCCACCGCGGCCGCGGAACGGACGGCGCGCCGTCCCCGGCCCGCGACGGCCGGACGGGAGCGCCGGTCGGCCACGGCCCGGGCGGCGGCGTCCCGGTCCGCGACGTCGCGGTCGGGTCGGTCGTCCCCACGGGTGTCGCCGCTGCGCAGCGCGGCCACCGGTTCGGCGACACCGCGTGAGCAGCTCCGTCGTGAGCAGCTCCGCCGCGACCAGACCGGTCGTGACCCGGCCGGCCGGGAGCGGGCCCCACGCGAGGCGGCGACCCGCGGGGCCACCACCCGGCGTAACCCGACGCGGGGGGCGGCCACCAGGACGGCGTCCGGGCAGGTCCGTCCCGTCCGGCGACCGCGTTCGACAGGTGGCGGGGCGGGCCGCAACCGGGCCACCCCGATCCGCCGCGGGCTCGGGGGCGCGCCGCCGCGGCCGCCGCGCCCGTTCGTCCTCGCCAGCCCCCGCCGCCGGGTCCGGGTGTCGGTGGTGCTGATGATCGCGGTGCTGGTCGTGATCGCCGGCCGGCTCGCGCAGCTGCAGGGCTTCGCCTCGTCGAACTACGCGGAGCAGGCCGAGCAGGAGCGGCTGCGCAAGTCCGTCCTGCACGCCGACCGTGGCATGATCACCGACCGGCATGGCTACCCGCTGGCGCAGGACGTCGAGCGCCGGGCCGTGTACGCCGACCCGTTCCTGATACGCGGGGCCGAGGTCGTCGACGCGGCGCGCAAGTTGGCCCCCCTGCTCGGCAAGTCCGAGAACGCGCTGCGCAAGGACATGACGTCCAACAATCCCAAGGTGCGCTTCGTGTACCTGGGCCGTCGCCTCGACCAGGCGGTCGGGGACGAGGTCGAGAAGCTGGGCCTGCGCGGCATCGGCGTCCTGCCCGAGCGGGGGCGCTGGTACCCCGCGCAGACTCTGGGCGCCAACTTCGTCGGCTTCACCAAACTCGGTGAGAACGACACGATCGTGGGTGCCGGCGGCCTGGAACTGGCCTACGACAGCGTGCTGCGCGGGACGGACGGGCGCCGCCAGATCGAGGCCGACCCGTCCGGGCGGGAGATCCCCTCGGCGCAGAGCGTGGAGAAGGACCCGGTCAGCGGCTCCACGGTGCGCCTGACCATCGACAAGGACATCCAGTGGAACGCCCAGGGCGAGATCGCCGAGGCGGTGCGGAGCTCGGAGGCCGACGGCGGCACCATCGTCGTGATGAACCCGAAGACCGGTGACCTGCTCGCGATGGCCGACGCCCCCCAGTTCGACCCGAACAACATCACCGACCGGGACCTCGACGCGATCGGGAACCGTTCCACCGGCCAGGCCTTCGAGCCCGGCAGCGTCAACAAGGTCATCACCATGGCCGCCGCGCTCGACCGGAACCTGATCGAGACGACGACCCCGATCACCGTGCCGCCGTCCCTCGAACGGGGCGGGGTGACGATCAACGATTCGGAGCCGCACGGCACCGAGCACCTCACCGCGGCCGGGGTGCTCGCCCGCTCCAGCAACATCGGGACGGTGCTGGTCGCCGAGAAGGTCGGCAACGACAACCTCGAGCAGATGATGCGCGCGTTCGGGCTGGGCCGGACGACCGAGGTCGACTTCCCCGGTGAGGCCGCCGGCATCCTGCCGCCGGCCGCCGACTGGTCGGGCAGCCAGGCGGCGACCATCGCCTACGGCCAGGGCACCTCGGCCACGGCCCTGCAGATGGCGTCGGTCTACGCGACGGTGGCCAACGGCGGCATGCGGGTCGCGCCGCGGCTGGTGGACGCGGTCACCGGCCCGGACGGCGTCACCCGGCCCACCGCACCGGCTCCCGAGCGCCGGGTGGTCTCCCCGGAGACCGCCGCCACGCTCACCCGCATGCTGGAGGCCGTCGCGTCGACGGAGGGCACCGCTCCGGCGGCCGAGGTCGCCGGGTACCGGGTCGCGGGCAAGACGGGCACGGCCAAGCGGTACGACCCGGTCAACGGCGGCTACGACGGCTACGTCTCGACGTTCATCGGCTTCGCCCCGGCCGACGACCCCCAGGTCGTCGTGGAGGTCGTGCTCGACCACCCGCGCAAGAGCTTCTACGGCGGCGAGGTCGCCGCGCCCGTGTTCCAGCGGGTGATGAGCTTCGCCCTCACCACGCTGGGCGTGCCACCGCCGGGGACCAGGCCCGAACCGCTGGTACTGGACCTCGACCGCTGA
- the rsmH gene encoding 16S rRNA (cytosine(1402)-N(4))-methyltransferase RsmH produces the protein MDVTHTPVLTERVIDLLAPALRRPGAVVVDATVGLGGHSHALLEAFPQARLIGLDRDTTALEHSRRRLCGLGDRVDLEHAVYDQLPDVLERLGVPAVDGVLFDLGVSSMQLDLDERGFAYSRDAPLDMRMDQERGPTAADVLNEYDVDALTRILREYGEERFARRIARAVVTQRQSAPFTTSARLVDLVRDAIPAAARRTGGNPAKRTFQALRIEVNSELEVLERAVPAAFDALAVGGRLVVLSYHSLEDRLVKRALTPRSVPSVPPDMPVIPPDAQPTLRWLTRGAEPASDTEIEQNARAGSVRLRAAERTAAEPGRAHNPTGGVR, from the coding sequence GTGGACGTCACGCACACGCCGGTGCTGACCGAGCGCGTGATCGACCTGCTCGCCCCCGCACTGCGCCGCCCCGGAGCGGTCGTCGTCGACGCCACGGTCGGGCTGGGCGGGCACTCGCACGCGCTGCTCGAGGCGTTCCCGCAGGCCCGCCTCATCGGCCTCGACCGGGACACCACCGCCCTCGAGCACAGCCGGCGCCGGCTGTGCGGCCTGGGTGACCGCGTCGACCTCGAGCACGCCGTCTACGACCAGCTGCCCGACGTGCTCGAGCGGCTCGGCGTGCCGGCGGTGGACGGCGTCCTGTTCGACCTCGGTGTCTCCTCCATGCAGCTGGACCTGGACGAACGCGGCTTCGCCTACTCCCGGGACGCCCCGCTGGACATGCGGATGGACCAGGAACGCGGCCCCACCGCGGCCGACGTCCTCAACGAGTACGACGTCGACGCGCTGACCCGGATACTGCGGGAGTACGGCGAGGAGCGGTTCGCGCGCCGGATCGCCCGGGCGGTGGTGACCCAGCGCCAGTCGGCGCCGTTCACCACCTCCGCCCGGCTGGTGGACCTGGTCCGCGACGCCATCCCGGCGGCGGCGCGCCGCACCGGCGGCAACCCGGCCAAGCGCACCTTCCAGGCGCTGCGCATCGAGGTGAACTCCGAGCTCGAGGTGCTCGAGCGCGCGGTGCCCGCCGCCTTCGACGCGCTGGCCGTGGGGGGCCGCCTGGTCGTCCTCTCCTATCACTCCCTGGAGGACCGGCTGGTGAAGCGGGCACTGACACCGCGCTCGGTGCCCTCCGTCCCGCCGGACATGCCGGTCATCCCACCGGACGCCCAGCCGACGCTGCGCTGGCTGACCCGCGGCGCGGAGCCGGCCTCCGACACCGAGATCGAACAGAACGCGCGCGCCGGGTCGGTCCGGCTGCGCGCGGCGGAACGCACGGCGGCCGAACCGGGCCGCGCGCACAACCCGACCGGAGGTGTCCGATGA
- the mraZ gene encoding division/cell wall cluster transcriptional repressor MraZ: protein MFLGSHTPRLDDKGRLTLPAKFREELEGGLVITKGQERCLYVFPLAEFTRISESLRTAPVTAKALRDYSRVFFSSASDDVPDRQGRITIPPPLRAYAGLVRECVVNGANTRVEIWDSQRWDTYLADQEETFAELSEEVLPGVI, encoded by the coding sequence GTGTTTCTCGGCAGCCACACTCCGCGGCTGGACGACAAGGGGCGGCTAACCCTGCCTGCGAAGTTCCGCGAAGAGCTGGAGGGGGGGCTAGTGATCACGAAGGGGCAGGAACGTTGTCTCTACGTGTTCCCCTTGGCGGAGTTCACCCGCATCAGTGAGTCCCTCCGTACCGCTCCGGTCACCGCGAAGGCGCTTCGCGACTACAGCCGCGTCTTCTTCTCGTCAGCCTCCGACGACGTGCCCGACCGCCAGGGGCGGATCACCATCCCGCCGCCACTGCGGGCGTACGCGGGGCTGGTCCGCGAGTGCGTGGTCAACGGCGCCAACACCCGGGTCGAGATCTGGGACTCCCAGCGTTGGGACACCTACCTCGCCGACCAGGAGGAGACCTTCGCCGAGCTGTCGGAGGAGGTCCTGCCCGGAGTCATCTGA
- a CDS encoding AAA family ATPase has protein sequence MVTEPGVLRWRDPAGAIDHLAEVADRIGHSVETVIDGKSDVVRTALVVLFAEGHLLIEDVPGVGKTMLAKALARSIDARVRRIQFTPDLLPSDVTGVSVYNQGTRDFEFRPGPVFANIVVGDEINRAEPKAQSALLECMEEQQVTVDGVTYRLEAPFMVVATQNPIEMDGTRALPEAQRDRFTARISMGYPSPTAELAMLDNHGQSDPLVNVVPVTTAAEVAKLANAARSVHVSGEVRQYIVDLVGATRRHPEITLGASPRAALHLIRTARAHAAINRRGYVLPDDVQAVAGPVLAHRLLLHPEIMLSGEPTNDVAARIVTDLIARIPIARQDPARPSRRGR, from the coding sequence GTGGTGACGGAGCCGGGAGTACTGCGCTGGCGCGACCCGGCGGGCGCCATCGATCATCTGGCCGAGGTCGCCGACCGGATCGGCCACTCGGTGGAGACCGTCATCGACGGCAAGTCCGATGTGGTCCGGACGGCGCTGGTGGTCCTGTTCGCCGAGGGCCACCTGCTCATCGAGGACGTGCCGGGCGTCGGCAAGACGATGCTCGCCAAGGCCCTCGCCCGCTCGATCGACGCCCGGGTGCGGCGGATCCAGTTCACCCCGGACCTGCTCCCCAGTGACGTGACCGGGGTCAGCGTCTACAACCAGGGCACCCGCGACTTCGAGTTCCGGCCGGGCCCGGTGTTCGCGAACATCGTGGTCGGCGACGAGATCAACCGGGCCGAGCCCAAGGCCCAGTCCGCCCTCCTGGAGTGCATGGAGGAGCAGCAGGTGACCGTGGACGGTGTCACCTACCGTCTCGAGGCCCCCTTCATGGTCGTGGCCACCCAGAACCCGATCGAGATGGACGGCACCCGGGCGCTGCCCGAGGCCCAGCGCGACCGTTTCACCGCCCGGATCTCGATGGGCTATCCCTCGCCCACCGCCGAGCTGGCGATGCTCGACAACCACGGCCAGAGCGACCCGCTGGTCAACGTCGTCCCGGTCACCACCGCGGCCGAGGTCGCCAAACTGGCGAACGCGGCGCGCTCGGTGCACGTCTCCGGCGAGGTCCGCCAGTACATCGTCGATCTGGTCGGGGCCACCCGAAGACACCCGGAGATCACACTGGGCGCGTCACCGCGGGCCGCGCTGCACCTGATCCGCACCGCGCGGGCGCACGCCGCGATCAACCGGCGCGGTTACGTGCTCCCCGACGACGTCCAGGCGGTCGCCGGCCCGGTGCTGGCGCACAGGCTGCTGCTGCATCCCGAGATCATGCTGTCGGGCGAGCCGACGAACGACGTCGCGGCCCGGATCGTGACCGACCTGATCGCCCGGATCCCGATCGCCCGGCAGGACCCGGCACGTCCCTCGCGACGTGGCCGTTAG
- a CDS encoding DUF58 domain-containing protein, which translates to MRDFLAAVRGLTVRGRSFLAAGGACVASAAVIGEQDLLAVGALLAALPLFAAGFVARTRYRLACTRRLEPPRVTAGDTVSVRIRLDNVSRLPSSVLLVEDASPNLGHRARFVVDQIEPGGSRDLSYPLSAQVRGRYQVGPLTIRLTDPFGLCELERSFRGRDELIVAPALERLPLTPLVGSSSLNNEVRRSSARAGEDDSTTRPYRSGDDLRKVHWKTTARLGELMVRRDERPLTGAATVLLDTRQAAWPEPARDDPFSWAVGAAGSIAVNLARSGYGVRLIADTGVAATGPGNAVGALLDELAVIAPTPAATLGPALTSLRSAEHSGMAVVVLGRTDQATASMIAGARPRNAPAIAVLVDLAGWGATPAAGGDLEVTRHTLTRHGWTVLVAGAGTRLTDTWPQVFQPGVSAGRRFAVGNARGGMARVSYGSASGTGAAGPAGPPTHAGPPTRAENSAPAGRTPPPPATGPLYRPGSPHEPATTGGRPASNGHGW; encoded by the coding sequence GTGCGCGACTTCCTCGCCGCGGTACGCGGGCTGACGGTCCGCGGCCGCTCGTTCCTCGCGGCCGGCGGGGCGTGCGTGGCCTCGGCGGCGGTCATCGGTGAGCAGGACCTCCTCGCGGTCGGTGCCCTGCTCGCCGCGCTGCCGCTGTTCGCGGCCGGGTTCGTCGCGCGGACCCGCTACCGGCTGGCCTGCACCCGCCGGCTCGAGCCGCCGCGGGTCACCGCGGGCGACACCGTCTCGGTGCGGATCCGGCTGGACAACGTCTCCCGGCTGCCGTCCTCGGTCCTGCTCGTCGAGGACGCGTCCCCCAACCTCGGCCACCGCGCGCGCTTCGTGGTGGACCAGATCGAGCCGGGCGGCTCCCGCGACCTCTCCTACCCGCTGAGCGCCCAGGTCCGCGGCCGGTACCAGGTCGGCCCGCTCACGATCCGGCTGACCGACCCCTTCGGCCTGTGCGAGCTGGAACGCAGCTTCCGGGGGCGGGATGAGCTGATCGTCGCCCCCGCCCTGGAACGCCTGCCGCTGACGCCGCTGGTCGGTTCCTCCTCGCTCAACAACGAGGTGCGCCGTTCGTCGGCGCGGGCGGGTGAGGACGATTCCACCACCCGGCCGTACCGCTCCGGCGACGATCTGCGCAAGGTGCACTGGAAGACCACGGCCCGGCTGGGTGAGCTGATGGTGCGCCGCGACGAGCGGCCGCTGACCGGCGCCGCCACCGTGCTGCTCGACACCCGGCAGGCAGCCTGGCCCGAGCCGGCCCGGGACGATCCCTTCTCCTGGGCGGTCGGCGCCGCGGGCTCCATCGCGGTCAACCTCGCCCGCAGCGGCTACGGGGTCCGGCTGATCGCCGACACCGGGGTCGCCGCGACCGGCCCCGGCAACGCCGTCGGCGCCCTGCTCGACGAGCTGGCCGTCATCGCACCGACACCGGCGGCCACCCTGGGCCCGGCGTTGACCAGCCTGCGCTCGGCCGAGCACTCCGGCATGGCCGTCGTCGTGCTCGGGCGCACCGACCAGGCGACGGCTTCGATGATCGCGGGTGCCCGGCCGCGCAACGCCCCGGCCATCGCGGTGCTGGTGGACCTCGCCGGCTGGGGCGCGACGCCGGCGGCCGGGGGCGATCTGGAGGTCACCCGGCACACCCTGACCAGGCACGGCTGGACCGTTCTGGTCGCCGGTGCCGGGACCCGTCTCACCGACACCTGGCCGCAGGTCTTCCAGCCGGGCGTCTCGGCCGGGCGCCGGTTCGCGGTCGGCAACGCCAGGGGCGGCATGGCCCGGGTGTCGTACGGGTCCGCGTCGGGCACCGGTGCGGCCGGCCCCGCGGGGCCACCCACCCACGCCGGACCACCCACCCGCGCGGAGAACAGCGCCCCCGCCGGCCGGACGCCACCCCCGCCCGCGACCGGCCCGCTGTACCGGCCTGGCTCCCCCCACGAGCCCGCCACCACAGGTGGCCGTCCCGCGTCGAATGGTCACGGATGGTGA
- a CDS encoding DUF3488 and transglutaminase-like domain-containing protein, producing MVTPRPFSALLGGLACLLASAALAPLFDGFGWWFGPVLIATAVAVSTAVLGRLLGALFRLPASTGICLSLIGLLTTLTGVSARDTALLGVIPTPSTVTALRELALAGKHDIGELAVPVPERPGLVVLVFVAVYLVVMAVDLIVVVVDRPPLAGLPLLGLFVVPAAVLPTGVGTVPFVLASVGFVALMLLDGNRMVTRWGRPVGDRPPRVIRNGLGSLGARVAAGSLVIAAVVPLLVPSLDGHGVIDSGGGGRAGDGPSSASVVQPIVSLSQQLHDDREIPLLRVVTENPQYLRLTALENFDGQRFTLRALNATKEARVSEGLPGPGRDIRTIPTTASVTVSRAMAERYLPVPGIPTDFDGLVGDWRLAEPTGTVFSTRTSTSGLRYTVSAAVPDPTPQQIAAATGPVPESMNVVTQLPPATDTDPRLRTLLSQITAGANTDYARVVAIQNFLRGPEFTYDLTGAPTIQDGALSEFLFESRRGYCEQFASAMTVLVRMLGLPARVAIGFTHGTRGADGTWVITNKQAHAWPEVWFPTLGWLPFEPTQRSDGATPAPDYAPSTTDQPTDPDQAEVPQADGEVAVEPTPSAVPVPDDQGGATEELTAGTGDKAVGAHKDTFPPAWLPWVGLGVVILVLLSVPALARVVLRRRRMGSGGPDRAEAEAVARVHAAWAELVDVAADLGIHLRTSDSPRSGAQRLIGYLEAGPEAGSAEVDAARQALIRLAMAQERARYAPAGMAAPDPGVNVFADLALARRVLWSVAPRSRRAMATVAPPSMMQRARQLPVRDVLGRLGRRADDRADIDAVDDQEAGVGASADGRTHPPRPPG from the coding sequence ATGGTGACTCCACGGCCCTTCTCCGCCCTGCTGGGCGGGCTGGCCTGCCTGCTCGCCAGTGCCGCGCTGGCCCCGCTGTTCGACGGGTTCGGCTGGTGGTTCGGGCCCGTCCTGATCGCGACGGCGGTCGCCGTGAGCACCGCGGTGCTGGGCCGGCTGCTCGGCGCCCTGTTCCGGCTGCCGGCGTCCACGGGCATCTGCCTCAGCCTGATCGGCCTGCTCACCACCCTGACCGGGGTGAGCGCGCGGGACACCGCCCTGCTCGGAGTGATTCCGACCCCGTCGACCGTGACGGCGCTGCGCGAACTGGCACTGGCCGGCAAGCACGACATCGGCGAGCTCGCGGTGCCGGTACCGGAACGGCCCGGCCTGGTGGTTCTGGTGTTCGTCGCCGTGTACCTCGTCGTCATGGCGGTCGACCTGATCGTGGTGGTCGTGGACCGGCCCCCCCTGGCCGGCCTGCCGCTGCTCGGCCTGTTCGTCGTGCCGGCCGCCGTCCTGCCCACCGGGGTCGGCACAGTTCCCTTCGTCCTCGCCTCGGTCGGCTTCGTCGCGCTGATGCTGCTGGACGGCAACCGGATGGTCACCAGGTGGGGCCGCCCGGTCGGGGACCGGCCGCCCCGGGTCATCCGCAACGGTCTGGGATCACTCGGCGCCCGGGTGGCCGCCGGGTCGCTGGTGATCGCGGCGGTGGTGCCGCTGCTGGTGCCGTCCCTGGACGGGCACGGAGTGATCGACAGCGGTGGCGGCGGGCGTGCGGGGGACGGCCCGAGCTCGGCGAGCGTCGTGCAGCCGATCGTCTCGCTCTCCCAGCAGCTCCACGACGACCGCGAGATCCCGCTGCTGCGCGTCGTCACGGAGAACCCCCAGTACCTGCGGCTCACCGCCCTGGAGAACTTCGACGGCCAGCGCTTCACCCTGCGGGCCCTGAACGCCACGAAGGAAGCCCGGGTGAGTGAGGGCCTGCCCGGTCCGGGTCGGGACATCCGCACGATCCCGACCACCGCCTCGGTGACGGTCTCGCGCGCGATGGCCGAGCGCTACCTGCCCGTGCCGGGCATTCCCACCGACTTCGACGGGCTCGTCGGCGACTGGCGCCTCGCCGAACCGACGGGCACCGTCTTCTCCACCCGCACCTCGACCTCGGGGCTGCGGTACACCGTCAGCGCGGCGGTCCCCGACCCCACCCCGCAGCAGATCGCCGCCGCGACCGGCCCCGTGCCCGAGTCGATGAACGTCGTCACCCAGCTGCCGCCGGCCACCGACACCGACCCGCGGCTGCGCACGCTGCTCAGCCAGATCACCGCCGGCGCGAACACCGACTACGCCCGGGTCGTCGCCATCCAGAACTTCCTGCGCGGCCCGGAGTTCACCTACGACCTCACCGGCGCGCCCACCATTCAGGACGGCGCGCTCAGCGAGTTCCTCTTCGAGAGCCGGCGCGGGTACTGCGAGCAGTTCGCGTCCGCGATGACCGTCCTGGTACGGATGCTGGGGCTGCCCGCCCGGGTGGCCATCGGCTTCACCCACGGCACCCGCGGGGCCGACGGCACCTGGGTGATCACCAACAAGCAGGCGCACGCCTGGCCCGAGGTCTGGTTCCCGACCCTGGGCTGGCTCCCGTTCGAGCCGACCCAGCGCTCGGACGGGGCGACCCCGGCCCCCGACTACGCCCCGTCGACGACCGACCAGCCCACGGACCCGGACCAGGCCGAAGTCCCGCAGGCGGACGGCGAGGTCGCCGTCGAGCCGACACCGAGCGCGGTGCCCGTCCCCGACGACCAGGGCGGCGCGACCGAGGAGCTGACCGCCGGGACCGGCGACAAGGCTGTGGGCGCCCACAAGGACACCTTCCCCCCCGCCTGGCTGCCCTGGGTCGGGCTGGGCGTCGTGATCCTGGTCCTGCTCAGCGTTCCGGCCCTGGCCCGGGTGGTGCTGCGCCGGCGCCGGATGGGCTCGGGCGGCCCCGACCGAGCGGAGGCCGAGGCCGTCGCCCGCGTGCACGCGGCCTGGGCCGAGCTGGTCGATGTGGCCGCCGACCTCGGCATCCACCTGCGGACGAGTGACTCGCCGCGTTCGGGCGCGCAGCGGCTGATCGGCTACCTCGAGGCCGGTCCCGAAGCCGGGTCGGCGGAGGTCGACGCCGCCCGGCAGGCCCTGATCCGGCTGGCGATGGCCCAGGAACGGGCCCGCTACGCCCCCGCCGGAATGGCCGCCCCCGACCCCGGCGTGAACGTCTTCGCCGATCTGGCCCTGGCCCGCCGGGTGCTGTGGTCGGTGGCGCCCCGCAGCCGCCGGGCGATGGCCACGGTGGCCCCGCCGTCGATGATGCAGCGGGCGCGACAGCTGCCGGTGCGCGATGTTCTCGGGCGCCTCGGGCGCCGGGCCGACGACCGGGCGGACATCGACGCCGTGGACGACCAGGAAGCCGGGGTCGGGGCCTCCGCCGACGGACGGACACACCCGCCGCGACCGCCCGGCTGA